AAATGACCCAGTTACAGAATGCACTATTGCAGTCTTGTTCTTGTGTCTAATAAACATAAGCCTGTCACTTGTGTTCTGTTTAATCTATCTACCAAATTGCTCTGACCCCGAGTGTCCACAACGCCACTGATTCGCAGAGACATTTGATACCATAACATACAGTTTCAGACTTCAACCCCCTTGTGTCGAACTGGTATTCACTAGTCTATTTGCTAATATAGTTCTATTCTGATTTTAGCTATTGGTGGATTGTGCTGAAGAAAATAATCTGACCATTGCAAGTGCTGCTGGCAATGGTAATGAAACTGGAGGGTCCCATATGATGCCATCCATTTATGTGTATATTTGCTTCGCCTTTCTAAAGAGGGAGCCAAAGCTGCCATGTCTGTAAACTGCATGACAGTTATTATCCGGAGAGGTCCCAGCATCATATTCAACCAGATGTTCTAGGAATATCATTGTTCTTGTCGCAGCTTCCACGATGAATCCATGATCACTATTGTGCCATCTGCTCAGATCACTGATTTCCAAGGCTCTGAGAAAGAAACATTTGTTCAAATTGGAACCAACAGACTATTACCAAGTCTATAACTGAATGAAACAAGGTGTAGATCTGGTGACTGGATCTTGAAGCAGATCTGGAACTTTTGGAGACAAATCCAGGACCTGCTTCCAAAAAATGAACTAGCAGGCTTACCCATAGCCATATTTAGTCTCACGAAAGTGTTAAATGAAAAGGCTTGTGGTTCTGTTGTGCCTCTCTCGGCTGGTCAGACAAAGCAGTCCACCGATGATAAAGAAATCCCAGCTGAAACTAAAGAAGGGTCTGTACAAGTTAAGAGAGGTGAATCATGCTCATTTATCTTCTGGTCTTAAGTTAGCATGTTCTTCTCGTCCTCCCATCCCCAGAGTATGGAGATTTCTTACACTAGTCCTGACTACTGAGGTCTTATCAAGATTACTGACATCCTAGATAATGCTAAGTCTTATACTAAATATGACATTTTTTTTGCGGGGGTACTAAATATGACATTGGCTCCACCTCTTGTGAAGGCGGATCAGGTGTCGCTGGATCATGAAATTCCTTCTGTTTCTGATCCTTGCCTCGAGGATAAGGGTGTAGACAAGCCTGATACAGTCCAGTTGGTGCAGAGGCTTGCCGAGGTACTACAGAATCGTTGGAGTGCTCTGTAGAGATGATGACACCCCATTAAATATTTAAATCTCACACCTGTTGTCTGTTGAGTAGTGATTTATAAGGATGCTGCACTGCTGCAGCAACAAGTTAGCGAACACAAAACAGAACACGATATTGCACAGATTATGAGGGATAATGTTAGACCCAAACTCTGAGGTAACGATGCTTCTTTTTACCAAAAATGTTATTCTTTATCTTGCCGAGATACTACATAATGGGTGCCTGTAGGTTACAGAGATGATGACACGCCATTAAATCTCACACTTCTGTTGAGTAGTGATTTACGAAAGGGCGTTGTACTGCAACAAGTTAGTAAACAAAAACAGAATACATTATGCATGAAAATGTTGCACAGATTATAATGTCGGCTCGAAGTTATTCTTGCGCTGGTGGCAAGGTTGAGATATCTCAGGCGAGTTATGAATTTGCGACATGACTACATTTGCAGATTACTATTTTCTGCGATTCTTTTTTTATTTGTACTTTCTGTTTCAGAACCCCTTGAGCTCGATATAGTGGTCCATCAATTCCTTTTCATGCTTGTGCCGATGTCAAAAAAGTATTACCCAGATGATACAATATGTACCGTATTATCTTCTTTCTAGAAGAAAATGACAATTGAAGGGACACATTATGCTCCTTTATGCCTTTGGATTAAGATTATGATAAGTAATTTTCTGAAAAATGGGAACACTTTTAAAATATGGAAATTTGGTTTATTATAAATATAACAACAGAAAATGATATTTTATGCCTACCTTCCAAAGTCTGATGTCTTGTTGGTTTTGCAGAAAAGCAAAGACAAAAACTCTGCATAGTCCAGCTTATCTTCCTTTTTTGTGCTTTTTGAATCTTTGCCTTACAAGAAGAAAGGTGCAAAGTAAGGGTCTCATCAAATCTTTCTATCGTATCTTTCGATTTGAAGTGTGCCGAATAATGCTAACCTGTGTTTATGATGAGTCCTGTATCAGGTGTTATTTCAGGATGATATATACCAGTGCTGTCAACCTCATGAGATGAGAGCTGTCACTTGATTTCGTGTATATTATATTGATAGAGATACTATTGCTAAATAGAACTGTATGACATGATGctctacatgtgcaatggcctattgTCGGCAAAGTAACTTCGGTGTATGCATAAATAAAAGCCCTTTCCTTCAAAACATTCCACATTATGCCTCAATTGGAGCAGGTTCTTCCTTTTTGAAACAGAAATAGATGTACCTGCATGTAAATCACCAATGGCTTCCAATATGCTAATTTCCAGAATCTGGGCTTTGTTGTCTTGCTTTCCTCCTAATAAGGATACCAGAGCAGTAAAACCTATGTTGGCAACTTCTAGGGAAGATGTGTGGCGATAGGCTTTTGGGTTATTGTCCTATAGTCAGATTATGATTTTTGCAAACTAAGAAAATTTTCTTAATTTTTCTGGAGGGTATATCAACTCTTTTTCATGTTGCTATCACACATGGAAAAAATATAGTGTCCAAATGGCTCAGATGCGAATATATAGCCTTGAGTGCATGACGTCCAAAATATCAGATAGACGTGCTTCCATGCTGCTCAAAGTATGATGATGAATTTAAGATACTAAGATCAACCAGCTTCGATCTTCTTAAATGCCTTTTTGGAAATAGATTCACTCGGATGTGTAATGATCTCATATTTTTCTCTCCTTTCTACTCTGTATTTATAGTTGTAATTTTGTGGACAACACTGAATAGCATGTTTTTTCAAAATCAAAGTACAAAAGGAAAAAGACGTGTGAATTTAGAGTAGTAATTCCAGTGGAATTGATGTGGAAAAGGTTGCAGATACCATGACAACAATAAAAGGCCTCACGCCCACAGATGCACCCAAGGAAGGTGTGGGGGCAGGACCAGAATCATTTCTCCAAATCATGCACGCCACTAGATAGAGAAGTCTTATCAGTCTTCATCAATGTGGTCTCATTCTGGCAAATCTAATGACATTTGAAGTGACTTGATGAATGTACCTGACTTCATGTACAGATGAATAATCATGTACCTTAGATGTCCCATAGGATCGAATTTACACATATTGCAAACCTTTTTTACACTTAAATGCTACTTCCTTTGTTCCAAATTATAAGACgttctaacttttttctgaatcgAATGTATATAGACGCGTTttaagtgtgtttgttcactcatttcagtccgtatgtagtccatattgaaatatccaaaacatcttataattcAGAACGGAGGTAGTAATTCTTGGTATAATTCCATATCTATCTAATCTGCTGTACATTTCTGTAAATTCATTATGCACATCAACTAAACAATTATTGCATCTCCACTCATGCTGTAGTGGTGTGACTATTTTTTTGTAGGCGACCTACTTGATGAAAAGTAAAATCTATGTGCACTGTGCATTATCCTAATCGTCCCACTTATTCTCATTATCTTGTCCATTGACAGGCACTGCATCACTGCCTCGGTGAAGGCTTGCCCCGCCTGTGATCCTCTTGATGTTTCTCTCGATGCACTGAGATGTCAATGATTGTGGTTGTGATGCTACTCTTGTTGAAATCTTTGCAGGTTGCAAGGAAATCATGGCAACTGTTGGGAGCACACAATCGTAACATTTTGCTGCGTACGTCGAAGGCAGATGAATCTATATGCAATGCTACGGCCTGGTGCCCTTTGACTTTATCTTGTCGGTTGGCTAAGcccacttgaaggttggcaagctcGCGTTGTCAGGCTATGTCAACATGATACACAATTCCTGAGTGGGCTACGTACGGTAAAAATTCATTTTCATTAGAACCTCTTTCTTTAGGAGAAATGGAGCCGTATGATTGGTTGAGGACGTTCGAGTGACCTTACGACAAATTTTGCCAACTGAAAACAGGGTCCTGGGTCCATAGCAGCATATTTTGTGTCCAATAGAGGCTTGAACCAACACAGATTCTTGTGGGGCTCTATCTAATAGGCTGCAATGTTCAAAGGTGATATCATTCTTCCCAACCGAAATCTTATGAGACGTCACTTTTGAAGGTAATCATAGTAGTGGACGAAGTCACATCAGGTGCTGTCTTTCGGACTTGCATTTTTAGCTTCTAATCACCATTCGTGGGAAGTTCCTGTGCATCTTTGTTTTCCCCTTTTTAATTTAAATgtgatgattagtttcatctctttgCCCTTGTGTTCATGCTCCCCATTGTCGCAACTAAGAAATGATTAGCTTGGAATCAGCCAAAATACATACTTACCGATACTCCTGACCCTGCTTCATGGAACAAAGTGGTAGGACCTGTTGTTGATGTGTAGTCAGTTGCAAGTTGAGCATAGTGCCTGTAGAGGTGCTGAGAAAAGGCACATCTCCTGGAGTGCTGGGGCATGGTTTAAGGATTCCGGTGGAAAAGTGGGAGATTTCCCAACTTGCTCATGTCTCCTTGAATTGTCTTAACACCCATTCCTATGCAGCTGTGGTTGCCAGCTTATTTTACTATTATCACTACATAAATATTTTCCATTTGTGCTGTGCATTCATGATCGATTGAGATTCTCATCCTCCGTGCCCTGTTCATAACACGGAGAAATCATATATGCTTGCCAGCTTGTTTTTCTGTTGTAGTTTGTGGCAATGGTGGATGACACTCATTTGCGAGGTTTGGTCGTGCTGCGAATGATGGTAGAGTTTTAACAGTGCGTCTGCAAGTACTAGCTAGGAAGATGGCACCAGCGAGATAGATTTGTGCTATGACTTCCCTTTATGGTTGGAGTCATGTAGAATGGACTTTGGGTTGGCATTCTGCAGTTTCTCTGGCTACTGTTTGATTGAGCATGTGGCTCAGATGACCTTGTTAGTGCCATCAGCAATGTAATGCTAGCTTTTACCATGGACGGCTTCCTGCCGTCATGGGAAATCTCGAGTTGATGTCTCGTGTCATCGTGAATCCGATTTGAGGCGAGAGTTGACTTGCTTGGCCGGCGCGTATAAATACATGGCCGCTGACACACACGTCAATCATTCATCACTCGCTCCTACGCACACACATACACACGCGTGCGCACTAGGCGATGTATCATCATCActcctcctctttttcttcttcttcctatactTGTCAGGGAAGCAatggcttcctcccctcccaaccgtcGGCGTCGAGCTACGGTGATCTGTTGCAAGCAGAGCAGCACTGCTACTACAACTACTCCCAGCAGCAGCAGGGTCAGGCGCCGCCGTTCCGCCATGTGCTGAGCACGGGAGACCTCggggcgccgccgccggcagcagcagcggctgggAGGTACAGCACGGACGAGCGGCGGGAGCGCATCGAGAAGTACAGGAGCAAGCGCAACCAGCGCAACTTCCAAAAGAAGATCACAGTACGTCTCCTTCCTCGCTCGCACCATACTTGCTCGATTTTGCATCTTCACGTGTTTTGACCATGCATCTTCTTCAGTACGCTTGCCGGAAGACGCTCGCGGACAGCCGGCCGAGGGTGAAGGGCCGCTTCGCCCGCAACGTCGACGATGATGCAGTCGCAGATCAGCCGGAGTTCACGGCGGCGGAGGTGTCCTCGATGATGAGCGAAGCCAACGTTGTCGTGGGTGCCGTGGACGCCgttgccagcagcagcagcagcaacatgcCGGAGTGGTGGCCGGCAATGCAAGGCGCGCTGGCCATGGAGGACGATGAGCTTTACATCGCCGTCTCCTCCATCAACCTCTACTAGCTAAGCTCGCTAGAGGCGGATCGGATCACCTCCAACGGTGTTCGTTGCACTTGTTTTGCGTCCCATATCCTGTTGCATCAACTAAAACTACGACGCCATAGTTCGTAATGTTTAGAGGCGGACCGGACACCTTTTCTTCTTCTTATGATTCTTCTTCTTTTGATTAGTTGGAGTGCTTCATGCATCCTCTGCAACTAAATGTAGTACGTACGTACTCCTACTAGTAATTTTTTACGGTGTTCTTTTTTGTTCTTTAAACTTTGACCATTGCGCGCTGATGGGAGTAGTAGACTTTTTTTTGCGGGTAGGAAGGGAATAGCAGACTGGTTACATTAGAATAACATATGAAATATGCTTATGCGCTGCAACGGTAAAAAAAAACACCTCATGCCCATCAATTTTAGTCCTTGAAAACTGCACAAACAACAATTAAATTCTACTCCCTTCGTCTCATGCTattatgggaaggagggagtagctaccAATTAATCTCTTCTCTCTGTACAACAGGCAGCAACACACAAAGCATAGCGGCATGagtacaaagcaaaacaagcaaaattGCTCCAAATATCAATGCCATTTTATGAATCACCCCTGTACAAAGTTGCCCCATGTAGAACACAGAGGATAGCATAGAACACTACACAGCAGCAGCACatgaagtctctctctctctccctatgttagaataaattcgaggcataccgttgatctaccgaggaccaagcaatcacacaagcacggcaccgagatttgttaacgaggttcaccgatatggctacatccccggagcctaactatgggcgctcctccccatgacaccgctacaataccgcacccggtcgccctggacgtcggcacatgccgccggcttcccctgcgttcctgggccattatgttggcataggttatgtgacgccctcgattcaatcgtacactaatcatacacgcaaatgtgtacgatcaagatcaaggactcacgggaaggtatcacaacacaactctagacacaaattaaaataatacaagctttatattacaagccaggggcctcgagggctcgaatacatcagcttgaatacatacgagtcagcggaagcaacaatatctgagtacagacatgagttaaacaagtttgccttaagaaggctagcacaaaagcatttacgatcgaaaaggcaaggcctcctgcctgggagcctcctaactactcttggtcgtcggcgtccgtcacgtggtagtaggcaccctcggggtagcagcagtcgtcaaaggtggcatctggctcctggactccaccatctggttgcaacaaccagaaagaagaaagaagggggaaaagggggagcaaagcaaccgtgagtactcatccaaagtactcgcaagcaaggatctacactacatatgcaacattatcaaaggaaggctgtatatgtggactgggctgcagaaatgccggaatagagagaaggcctagtcctatcgaagactagcatcttctcgaacccaccatcttgcagcaacaggagggagtagagtagcataaagtaaagcggtagtagtgttatcaacctcggccagagatcctttctcgactccctgcgagaaagcaatcccagagccatactatccagttatcatcacaatcaaaaccTCATCACcaaccagttctcatcacaagtatccaattctagttgtatcgatcgggatacaactccaagtgtccgttaccgtaggacaggctatcgatagatgttttcttccctgcaggggtgcaccaacttacccaccacgctcgcttaactccggccggacacactttccagggtcatgcccggcctcggccaaacaatacgccgcaacccgacctagacttaacagagaggtcagcacgtcggactaaacctatgcccccaggggtcatgggccatctccccggaaactcctgcacgttgcgtacgcggccggtgagcagacctagctacctccttcaacaaggcaggcgcttgcgcagtccaacccggcgcgcgccactcagtcgctgacgtctattaagctttggctgatgtatacgacgcagaacgcccatactatgcccacgtgatggttagtgctatcaggccagaggcccctcggatcaaatatccaaatcgtagtggattaggaacgcgcggtaacaagcagagactcacgaaagaggtgaccccgttgccccgtctcgaggacttgcggcaagggctaagaatgcccggccacacctcgtaattatctcacgggcaccttccaggtcaacccgtctccacatcactttccaagtaacagttgtaaagtccaagtatccgtgtgtccaaacatcaagaggaaaacccaaggaatcaccctcggtgggttccactcaatgtaatcatcaaggtgaacgtagaggaatcaccctcgaggttcacacttgaggggttgcacgacagagtcgtatcggaagtggttaaagaggaaatcaccctcgatgaccacgaccgaatagctacactacagggttaacatcagaagtgttgtagaggtctcaccctcggcactcgatagtatcccagtagtgtcgagcaactaaggggaatgtgatgtgcggtgccggggcctggtcttcgatcccgttgatcgggtcttcatgatgaagcaggggcaacaaggacaaggtgggggtcactgatggatcactaaccaacctatactaagcagtttaggataagccggtaaggtaacaataagcaggttacaaaaggaggctatgcatcagaataggagcaaacaataacaatagcaaaatctaatgcaagcatgagagaatggaatgggcgatatcgggatgatcaaagggggggcttgcctggttgatctggcaaggaggggtcgttgtcgacgacgtagtcgatcaccggggcatcagcggcctcggggtctaccggagagaagagggggaagaaacagtaaatacatagcaaacagaggtaacactaagcatgacatgacgatacgtagcgctaagagtgctctaacgcggtcctagacgttataggtgaagggggaaatcaaccgggaaggtgttcccggttccggacctgtgtcagacagatgaccggagggggaaaagttccatgttcagcatgctaggggcatgtgacagatgaacggactgcatatccggattcgtctcgtcgttctgagcaactttcatgttgaaaatattataatccgagttacgaattaaaagatatgatttctaaagatttattaatttttggaatttaattaattatataattaattcgaaaatgaattaatgacatcagcatgatgccatgctgacgttagcagtcaacagagttgacatggtcaacctgacgtgtgggtcccgcatgtcatactctgtttattttagttaggacctaactaatctaattattgtttaattaattaacaatagttaattaggttaaccaaACAGGATTAGCAAagttaattaattttagttaactaattagttaattaattaaattcattattattattattatattaatCCCCTTTTTTAACGTTTCAAGGGCGTGGGCCCCGAATGGCAGTGGCCTATCAGGCCAAACGGGCGCTGGTGCTTGCGGTTACGGGCCACGGGCGAGGGCGTGGCACGCCCGAGTGGAACGAGGCCACCGGGCGCCGCGGGCAACTGTGGAGGGGAGCGGGCGGCAGGAGGCCGTGGATGGTGCGGTGACGAGCCGCGCGGGCCGGGGAGTAGGGCGGCGCTACCAGGCCAGACGGGATGACGAGCGTGGGCGGCTGCAACTAGGCTCGACGGGAGCGTGCGGCCAGGGCCAGGGCGCACCGGCGAGCGGGTTGGCTCTGGCCGTGGGCGCGCCGGGCGGAGCACGGCCACGGTGGCCAACGGGCGAAACAGAGAAAGGGAGGGAAGACGGCGGCTCACAGTGGGCCGGTCGGGGAGGGCCGTGGGCTCGGGGTGGATGGCGAGGCGGAGGATGGGGACGGGCGACGTAGACGGGGAGGCGGCGCCGACGACGGCGGTTGGCGGGGTGGCTCCGGCGGGGTGGTCCGGCGTCGGCGCAGGGCATCGGGGGCGTCGATTGCCCCCGAGCGGATCCACGCTGGAGGGAGGttgaggaggcggcgacggcggggccgcGCCGGACGGCGTCAGTGAGGTGGCGGTGGTTGGCGACGGAGTCAGGGCGAGCGAtgggggcgacgggatcggggtCCGCGGCGACGAATGGATGGAGACGGATGCGGGGCGGTGATGCGGCGGTCCGGCGGAGGAGGATTAGCCNNNNNNNNNNNNNNNNNNNNNNNNNNNNNNNNNNNNNNNNNNNNNNNNNNNNNNNNNNNNNNNNNNNNNNNNNNNNNNNNNNNNNNNNNNNNNNNNNNNNNNNNNNNNNNNNNNNNNNNNNNNNNNNNNNNNNNNNNNNNNNNNNNNNNNNNNNNNNNNNNNNNNNNNNNNNNNNNNNNNNNNNNNNNNNNNNNNNNNNNNNNNNNNNNNNNNCGacctcgatccagatcgagggaAGAGAACGGAAGAGTGGGGGGGAAGCGAGGGAGACGTGGGGGCGAGTGGGGGGGGGGAAGGGTTGTCGGTGGAGGTTAGGGTTTGGTCGCCCACAGGGGTTATAGGCCAGGGGAGTGGGCGAGGCCGGTTGGGCCGGTTGGACCGGCCTGGCTAGCAGGTGGGCCGACTGGCCCAGTGGGGGGCTTCTCTTTTCAGTTTAATTTGGTTctgcttttctttttatttaattgttTTGTTGTTTCCAACCACTATAAAATATCTAGGCATTTTATAATAATGTGTTTGTTGCACCATATTTACATATGCAATTTATGGCACccccccgaacatttttgttttaacttttgatttttttttgttaaCATTAATTTGAATTTCAATTTTGAAACAGTTTCGAATCATCGCGAggttaaccgtggtgacgtggcatcattagcgtgggattactgtagcttaattatccgggcgtcacaaatctcctccactacaagaaatctcgtcccgagatttaagaggtagagcaaGGGGAAAGAtttggttacgatattctaacggatcctCTCATTCATGTCTGCTCTCCCTGAAGTAGTTGATCCTCTTCGTTGATGTCTTTATTTCTCTACTCCAGGTcatcatgatcaagtcgtcatcctttcttcgggatctccatcgtatttacgaataggtaacggggtaGATCGGatacgacagaatgctataagggtaataacctgggattaacccatgaatgagcatatgagtacctctcgacttgaacaaatagaacacatcgagagtaaagttggaaggtccaacaagaagtttcaagcagccaggcaatcgttcaatgcctagacaTAAGGTGAAAGGGGGTTccaagcaacggaataattattgtttccgatgccagaattggtgatctcatcggaaggtggctcgtgaattacttacgagtccacgcgagaggaataactttgggaacaaggggtgtacaggagagccaggtttcgatcctgtggaactgtgggttatgggcccaccatgtgggttaaaagtagaaagggggttgacatcttgtacgatcacgatagcaaggcatgtcagagggtagcctatcagttatgtcggcaacaacctcgataccaagggcgagggacgaagagaaccattttcctgctcgttgaacgaggcgggccaataggcaaggttctcatccatcggtggcataccggaatgtcatcaacaatagtaacagggtcttactgacaaggTTGTACAACGGGGTGTTTTATAAGCAGAAAATTAttcctgcttatatcatatagctcacaagaaggttaaacaaaacaatggaaaggaaataagTGGTTATTAGgataatcagaccaatggaaaggaaaggtgtttatacccaagtattagggtataactttcccaaggaaaggcagagcatgatagggctccaagtattaaagcatttagacaaaggggcaaggaatttatgaggcttatccatacaacggtgtttggataaatgATCAAGAACAGTTAGCATTGCGCTCCCAAATGTTCTTGTGGATTAACggagtaccacacacatgcttcgggatagtgttgacatggtcatcagggaaatgttagacttcggatacacaaaggatccatcggaaacaacttaggaaataagtcatacaatttcagcaaggaaaagatgagggtgtggccgacgggctcagcAACAATCCATCGgcatgtcaaaaaggatgtatttccaaaattatatgaacaagtttgtgttggggaaggcaagaatgttgtcgatgataattcaaatcatcgaggggcaaggatggtgtttctcatcatgaattcaattgatatcctagaagagcttgGAATGTTGATGAtggtcacgacacatttgtcgagagatttcatgaagatgtaatcgatcgacgatgacatc
Above is a window of Triticum dicoccoides isolate Atlit2015 ecotype Zavitan chromosome 5B, WEW_v2.0, whole genome shotgun sequence DNA encoding:
- the LOC119308575 gene encoding zinc finger protein CONSTANS-LIKE 12-like produces the protein MYHHHSSSFSSSSYTCQGSNGFLPSQPSASSYGDLLQAEQHCYYNYSQQQQGQAPPFRHVLSTGDLGAPPPAAAAAGRYSTDERRERIEKYRSKRNQRNFQKKITYACRKTLADSRPRVKGRFARNVDDDAVADQPEFTAAEVSSMMSEANVVVGAVDAVASSSSSNMPEWWPAMQGALAMEDDELYIAVSSINLY